From Oncorhynchus tshawytscha isolate Ot180627B unplaced genomic scaffold, Otsh_v2.0 Un_contig_3761_pilon_pilon, whole genome shotgun sequence, one genomic window encodes:
- the LOC112238707 gene encoding zinc-binding protein A33-like, translating into MSTSSNVLSEEQFLCSICLDVFTDPVSIPCGHNFCKACISEYWNTTALCQCPLCKDTFNRRPDLKTNTTLRDVADHFKRMKVSGREESSSKPGEVAQVQQMIQERQDPELRRLRQWSVDVTLDPDTAHCKLIVSEDRKQVSYGDVRQILPDLPERFECYLSVLGKEGFSSGRFYFEVQVRGKIEWQVGVARESIIRKGPTAVSPEGGLWALYMNRNKYIAEDTHHIPRYRSQKPQKVGVFVDYKEGQIFFYDVENMSHIYSFTGCTFTEKLYPYLNPCDNEEGSNSAPLVISPVNHID; encoded by the coding sequence ATGTCCACCTCCAGCAATGTCCTGTCTGAAGAGCAGTTCCTGTGCTCTATCTGTCTGGATGTGTTCACTGATCCAGTCTCTATTCCATGTGGACACAACTTCTGCAAGGCCTGTATCAGTGAATACTGGAACACCACTGCCCTGTGCCAGTGTCCACTGTGTAAGGACACATTCAATAGAAGACCGGACCTAAAAACCAACACAACACTCAGAGATGTTGCAGATCATTTTAAGAGGATGAAGGTCTCAGGCAGAGAGGAGTCCTCTTCCAAGCCTGGAGAAGTAGCACAAGTGCAGCAGATGATCCAGGAGCGACAGGATCCTGAGCTGAGGAGGTTACGGCAGTGGTCAGTGGATGTGACTCTGGATCCTGATACAGCACACTGCAAGCTCATTGTGTCAGAGGACAGGAAACAAGTGAGCTATGGAGACGTACGGCAGATTCTCCCTGACCTCCCAGAGAGGTTTGAATGTTATCTATCGGTCCTGGGAAAGGAGGGCTTCTCCTCAGGGAGATTCTACTTTGAGGTTCAGGTGAGAGGGAAGATTGAATGGCAGGTAGGAGTGGCCAGAGAGTCCATCATCAGGAAGGGCCCAACGGCTGTAAGCCCTGAGGGTGGACTCTGGGCTCTGTATATGAATAGGAATAAGTATATAGCCGAGGACACACACCATATCCCCCGCTACCGGAGTCAGAAACCCCAGAAGGTGGGGGTGTTTGTGGATTACAAGGAGGGTCAGATCTTCTTTTATGATGTAGAAAACATGTCTCATATCTACTCTTTCACTGGTTGTACCTTCACTGAGAAGCTATATCCATACTTGAACCCCTGTGATAATGAGGAGGGTTCAAACTCAGCCCCATTGGTCATCTCTCCTGTCAATCACATTGACTGA